One genomic window of Hydra vulgaris chromosome 03, alternate assembly HydraT2T_AEP includes the following:
- the LOC136078502 gene encoding uncharacterized protein LOC136078502 → MRQLLIEHGPKQVDQFDFPKDSMQRKFSKNHYNRWLVNGDEVRRHWLLYSVSNESVYCFCCKLFTSSTAAASSLSSNGSHDWKNMSAILSGHEKSNEHLANFQLWKEFELRLRNNKIIDAEHLRLVKKEEQYWQQILKQLIALFRALALFDPLMDEHLRKIKDNETYLGKDIQNELIHLLSNAIKQKILTFACDAKYFSIIIDCTPNAGHVEQMTMIIRFLDVISNPEIGIVATASIKEYFLDFVPLKEKLVLLWLKLSLSS, encoded by the exons ATGCGACAACTTTTGATAGAACATGGACCAAAACAAGTCGATCAGTTTGACTTTCCTAAGGACAGTAtgcaaagaaaattttcaaaaaaccattACAACCGCTGGCTTGTCAATGGAGATGAAGTTCGCAGACATTGGCTGCTGTATTCTGTAAGTAATGAATCTGTGTATTGCTTCTGCTGCAAACTGTTTACCAGTAGCACAGCAGCTGCGTCATCTCTTTCTTCCAATGGTTCACATGATTGGAAAAACATGTCTGCAATTTTGTCAGGGCATGAGAAAAGCAATGAACATCTAGCAAATTTTCAGTTATGGAAAGAGTTTGAGCTGCGACTGcgaaacaataaaataattgatgccGAACATTTGCGtcttgttaaaaaagaagaacaGTATTGGCAGCAAATCTTGAAACAGCTGATAGCTTTATTTAGAGCTCTTG CTTTGTTTGACCCACTTATGGATGAGCATCTTCGAAAGATTAAAGACAATGAAACCTACCTAGGCAAAGACATACAAAATGAATTGATTCATCTTTTATCCAAtgcaatcaaacaaaaaattctaacaTTTGCTTGTGATGCTaagtatttttcaataattatagATTGCACACCTAATGCGGGTCATGTTGAACAAATGACTATGATCATTCGCTTTTTGGATGTGATTTCAAATCCAGAAATTGGCATTGTAGCAACAGCATCTATAAAGGAATATTTCTTAGATTTTGTGCCTCTAAAGGAGAAACTGGTGCTGCTATGGCTGAAACTATCATTAAGCAGTTAG
- the LOC136077972 gene encoding uncharacterized protein LOC136077972, whose protein sequence is MCRKCYLTMKNIETRGNKQLNIIPKSWLKCPAKEYKCIFGKVGRKPSPNLGRLGIFKIWTQLNINLFLESFPLPLNKELISELNLQLNPHTALCICKIYGRMSQPVMIKVCQHSFCSLFIALNIKGNFESEAKCPICSTYIMINSLCSSVHILEMIKQLYIACKICGIIYLKDKFINHECKKDHLRNNCSTMVDDLYKVNKSSHIPRYIEDAVLHVIKQKLDNSKTNAIEFLSGGPRVRIIKLAVVPAIHISLGTYLKFFNMFEDECHLIDIKLAGELSLQSNTIGRDDFDKYVNMHIQSNLLKSIIDDCDNKITHLQETISCEPDKTEEIKKVYGPRILHYDLKRSDKIKELNSLNEANILDKISVPCIQQLDEVLKANHVQRQAYHGKCFVGNHVHTMLKNQQHAIL, encoded by the exons ATGTGCCGTAAATGTTATTTAactatgaaaaatattgaaacacgAGGAAATAAACAACTCAATATTATACCAAAAAGTTGGTTAAAATGTCCAGCAAAAGagtataaatgtatttttggtAAAGTTGGTCGAAAACCAAGTCCCAATCTTGGAAGACtaggaatttttaaaatttggacacagttaaatataaacttgtttCTTGAGTCTTTTCCCTTACCTTTAAACAAAGAACTAATTTCTGAATTGAATCTGCAGCTAAATCCACATACAGCATTATGCATTTGTAAGATTTATGGGAGAATGAGTCAACCAGTCATGATCAAGGTTTGTCAACATTCATTTTGCAGTCTATTTATTGCATTAAATATTAAAGGTAATTTCGAAAGTGAAGCAAAATGTCCTATATGTTCAACCTACATCATGATTAATAGCCTATGCAGCTCTGTCCATATATTGgaaatgataaaacaattatatattgcATGCAAGATATGtggaataatttatttaaaagacaaATTTATAAACCATGAGTGCAAGAAAGATCATTTAAGAAATAACTGCAGCACAATGGTTGatgatttatataaagttaataaatcaaGTCATATTCCACGTTATATTGAAGACGCAGTGTTGCatgttattaaacaaaaacttgatAATTCGAAAACAAATGCAATAGAATTTCTATCTGGTGGGCCAAGAGTAAGAATAATAAAGTTG gcTGTTGTACCCGCTATACATATATCTTTAGGTAcctatttgaagttttttaacatgtttgaaGATGAATGTCACTTAATAGATATTAAACTTGCTGGAGAACTTTCATTACAAAGTAATACGATTGGCAGAGATGATTTTGACAAATACGTTAACATGCATATTcaatcaaatcttttaaaaagtattattgatgactgtgataataaaataactcaTCTACAAGAAACAATTTCATGTGAACCAGACAAAACTGAAGAAATTAAGAAAGTATATGGACCAAGAATACTCCACTATGATTTAAAAAGAAGCGATAAA ataaaagaaCTAAATTCATTGAATGAAGCAAACATTCTTGATAAAATTTCAGTTCCCTGCATTCAGCAACTTGATGAAGTTTTAAAAGCTAATCATGTACAAAGACAGGCTTATCATGGGAAATGTTTTGTTGGAAACCATGTTCACACAAtgcttaag aatcaGCAACACGCAATCTTATGA